The following coding sequences lie in one Calypte anna isolate BGI_N300 chromosome 7, bCalAnn1_v1.p, whole genome shotgun sequence genomic window:
- the LYPD6 gene encoding ly6/PLAUR domain-containing protein 6 translates to MAPQPTPARVLLLALLATCLPAGWPRDFTVKDIVYLHPSTTPYPQGFKCFTCERAADNYECNRWAPDVYCPRGTRYCFSQHMMKVTGESVSVTKRCVPLEDCLATGCTYVRHEEYKVCTSCCEGTICNLPLPRNTTDAIFTTLSPLNKTPGLSQPLLLPTACLWLGLMSQLGDRLPGS, encoded by the exons ATGGCCCCACAGCCCACGCCAGCCCGGGTGCTGTTGCTGGCCCTGTTGGCCACCTGCCTGCCAGCTGGGTGGCCCAGGGACTTCACCGTGAAGGACATTGTCTACCTCCACCCTTCCA CCACCCCGTACCCACAGGGCTTCAAGTGCTTCACCTGCGAGAGGGCAGCAGATAACTACGAGTGCAACCGCTGGGCTCCGGATGTCTACTGCCCAAGAG GTACCAGGTACTGCTTTAGCCAGCACATGATGAAGGTGACTGGGGAGAGTGTGTCTGTCACCAAACGCTGTGTGCCCCTGGAGGATTGTCTGGCCACAGGCTGCACCTATGTCAGGCATGAGGAGTACAAG GTCTGCACCTCCTGCTGTGAAGGGaccatctgcaacctgcccCTGCCCAGGAACACCACGGATGCCATCTTCACCACCCTCTCCCCCCTCAACAAAACCCCGGGGctctcccagcccctcctgctgcccactgCCTGCCTCTGGCTGGGGCTGATGTCCCAGCTTGGGGACAGGCTGcctggcagctga
- the MMADHC gene encoding methylmalonic aciduria and homocystinuria type D protein, mitochondrial: protein MASVLCNRARLVTYLPGFYSLVKRVGNPRAFSTAGSSGSDEPHVAATPPDLCPRTVWPDEVMGPFGPQDQRFQLPGNIGFDCHLNGTASQKKNQVSKNLPDILAEPSASERHEFVMAQYINEFQGADVPQKQQINNAETYFENAKVECAVQACPELLRKDFESMFPEVNANPLTVLTVTQKTEHDMTVWSQEVEDEREMLLENFINGAKEICYAICSEGYWADFIDPSSGLAFFGPYTNNPLFETDERYRHLGFSVDDLGCCKVIRHNIWGTHVVVGSIFTNAEPDSPIMRKLSGN from the exons ATGGCAAGT GTGCTCTGTAACAGAGCAAGATTGGTCACCTACCTCCCAGGGTTTTACTCCTTAGTCAAGAGAGTTGGAAATCCCAGGGCTTTTTCTACAGCAGGTTCCTCGGGCTCAGATGAGCCTCATGTTGCTGCGACTCCTCCTGATTTgt GTCCAAGAACTGTCTGGCCAGATGAAGTAATGGGTCCATTTGGGCCTCAGGACCAGAGATTCCAGTTACCTGGGAATATTGGGTTTGACTGTCACCTAAATGGCACTGCTTCTCAGAAGAAGAACCAAGTTTCCAAAAACCTGCCTGATATattagcagagccttcagcaAGTGAAAGGCATGAATTTGTAATGGCACAATACATCAATGAATTTCAG ggtGCTGATGTTccacagaaacagcaaataaacaATGCTGAAACTTACTTTGAAAATGCAAAGGTAGAATGTGCAGTTCAAGCTTGTCCTGAGCTCTTAAGAAAAG actttgAGTCAATGTTTCCTGAAGTGAATGCCAACCCTCTGACAGTGTTAACTGTCACCCAGAAGACTGAACATGATATGACTGTGTGGAGTCAAGAAGTGGAGGATGAGAGGGAAATGCTCTTAGAAAAT ttcaTTAATGGTGCCAAGGAGATCTGCTATGCAATTTGTTCTGAAGGCTACTGGGCTGACTTCATTGATCCCTCCTCAGGACTGGCA TTTTTTGGACCTTACACAAACAACCCCCTGTTTGAAACAGACGAGCGCTACCGCCACCTGGGCTTCTCTGTGGATGACCTGGGCTGCTGCAAAGTGATTCGACACAACATCTGGGGTACCCATGTGGTTGTGGGGAGCATTTTCACCAACGCTGAGCCTGACAGCCCCATCATGAGGAAACTAAGTGGAAATTAA